In Endozoicomonas sp. GU-1, one DNA window encodes the following:
- the ltrA gene encoding group II intron reverse transcriptase/maturase, producing MNHDLLNCVLEPANLASAWKQVRSNKGAPGIDGVTIEAYPDFAKQHWPSVRQALLDGTYQPSPVRRHVIEKPDGGERLLGIPTVIDRVIQQAIVQVLTPVFDPGFSPNSFGYRPGRSAHDGVRQVKQLINGGLHYAVDVDLSKFFDTVNHDVLMSRVSRKVRDKRLLKLIGRYLRSGVMIEGNVYPTRVGMPQGGPLSPLLSNVVLDELDKELEYRGHCFARYCDDFVILVKSQRAGDRVMHSITQFIERKLKLKINSRKSKVVKATESEFLSFTFTGKKVRWAQKCLDRFKYRILKLTSRRWGVSMQHRLRKLAQYIRGWMGYFRLSEYYRPIPLLDQWIRRRIRCCFLKQWRKPKTRFKNLVRLGVDKVNAAKIAASSKGYYRLSKTYAVQQALNNNYLAKIGFVSLKDLWIRFHHHR from the coding sequence TTGAACCATGATCTACTAAATTGCGTACTTGAACCGGCTAATCTGGCAAGCGCATGGAAACAGGTCAGAAGCAACAAGGGTGCTCCGGGTATCGATGGAGTCACCATTGAAGCTTATCCAGACTTTGCCAAACAGCATTGGCCTTCAGTGCGTCAAGCCTTATTGGACGGAACCTATCAGCCGTCACCCGTGCGCCGGCATGTAATAGAAAAGCCGGACGGCGGTGAACGCTTGCTGGGAATCCCAACCGTGATCGACAGGGTCATACAGCAGGCCATTGTGCAGGTGCTGACGCCTGTCTTTGACCCGGGATTTTCCCCAAACAGCTTTGGCTACCGACCGGGACGGTCAGCACACGACGGAGTTCGTCAGGTTAAGCAGTTGATCAACGGGGGGCTACATTACGCCGTTGACGTTGATCTGAGTAAATTCTTTGATACGGTTAATCACGACGTTTTGATGTCGAGGGTCTCCCGTAAGGTCCGCGACAAACGCCTTCTGAAACTGATTGGTCGCTACCTGCGCTCCGGAGTCATGATTGAGGGCAATGTCTACCCGACCAGGGTTGGCATGCCACAGGGTGGGCCTTTATCACCCTTGCTGTCTAATGTGGTCCTCGACGAACTCGACAAGGAGCTTGAATATCGGGGTCATTGCTTTGCAAGATACTGTGATGATTTTGTGATTCTCGTCAAAAGTCAGCGTGCAGGGGATCGGGTGATGCACAGCATTACCCAATTCATTGAACGCAAATTGAAACTGAAGATTAACTCCCGGAAAAGTAAAGTTGTGAAAGCAACAGAAAGCGAATTCCTGAGTTTCACCTTCACAGGGAAGAAAGTTCGCTGGGCCCAGAAGTGTCTGGACCGATTCAAATACCGGATACTCAAGTTGACCAGTCGTCGCTGGGGTGTCTCAATGCAACATCGGTTACGCAAACTGGCGCAATATATCCGGGGTTGGATGGGGTATTTTCGGTTATCGGAATATTACCGACCAATTCCCCTGCTGGATCAATGGATACGTCGGCGAATCCGTTGCTGTTTTCTGAAGCAATGGCGCAAGCCAAAAACCCGTTTCAAGAATCTGGTCAGGTTAGGCGTTGATAAAGTGAACGCCGCCAAGATCGCAGCCAGCAGCAAAGGGTATTACCGTCTGAGTAAAACTTATGCGGTACAACAGGCACTGAATAACAATTACCTCGCGAAAATTGGGTTTGTTTCATTGAAAGACTTATGGATCAGGTTTCACCATCATCGTTGA
- a CDS encoding reverse transcriptase domain-containing protein codes for MAGFCSCKTRLPTFHGGHTVNHDVLMSRVSRKIRDKRLLKLIGRYLRSGVMIEGNVYPTRVGMPQGGPLSPLLSNVVLDELDKELEYRGHCFARYCDDFVILVKSQRAGDRVMHSITQFIERKLKLKINSRKSKVVKATESEFLSFTFTGKKVRWAQKCLDRFKYRILKLTSRRWGVSMQHRLRKLAQYIRGWMGYFRLSEYYRPIPLLDQWIRRRIRCCFLKQWRKPKTRFKNLVRLGVDKVNAAKIAASSKGYYRLSKTYAVQQALNNNYLAKIGFVSLKDLWIRFHHHR; via the coding sequence TTGGCTGGTTTTTGCTCCTGCAAAACCAGACTTCCCACCTTCCATGGCGGTCATACGGTTAATCACGACGTTTTGATGTCTAGGGTCTCCCGTAAGATCCGCGACAAACGCCTTCTGAAACTGATTGGTCGCTACCTGCGCTCCGGAGTCATGATTGAGGGCAATGTCTACCCGACCAGGGTTGGCATGCCACAGGGTGGGCCTTTATCACCCTTGCTGTCTAATGTGGTCCTCGACGAACTCGACAAGGAGCTTGAATATCGGGGTCATTGCTTTGCAAGATACTGTGATGATTTTGTGATTCTCGTCAAAAGTCAGCGTGCAGGGGATCGGGTGATGCACAGCATTACCCAATTCATTGAACGCAAATTGAAACTGAAGATTAACTCCCGGAAAAGTAAAGTTGTGAAAGCAACAGAAAGCGAATTCCTGAGTTTCACCTTCACAGGGAAGAAAGTTCGCTGGGCCCAGAAGTGTCTGGACCGATTCAAATACCGGATACTCAAGTTGACCAGTCGTCGCTGGGGTGTCTCAATGCAACATCGGTTACGCAAACTGGCGCAATATATCCGGGGTTGGATGGGGTATTTTCGGTTATCGGAATATTACCGACCAATTCCCCTGCTGGATCAATGGATACGTCGGCGAATCCGTTGCTGTTTTCTGAAGCAATGGCGCAAGCCAAAAACCCGTTTCAAGAATCTGGTCAGGTTAGGCGTTGATAAAGTGAACGCCGCCAAGATCGCAGCCAGCAGCAAAGGGTATTACCGTCTGAGTAAAACTTATGCGGTACAACAGGCACTGAATAACAATTACCTCGCGAAAATTGGGTTTGTTTCATTGAAAGACTTATGGATCAGGTTTCACCATCATCGCTGA
- a CDS encoding transposase, with translation MTTARKNLIDPASTPYYHCMARCVRRAFLCGKDNFSGKNYEHRRQWVVDRLKALSGIFSPEVCAYAVMSNHYHVVLHINSQQAKKWDTKEVLQRWTQLFSGPHLVQRFLVGDQLGKAELLRVEGYAQEYRSRLMDISWFMRCLNEYLARLANKEDECKGRFWEGRYKSQALLDDAALLTCMAYVDLNPIRAKIAATLETSEHTSIKERIESYDSGNEKKQQAHLKPLKAQGQNPEQAIPYPLSSYFELVDWSGRIIRKGKRGRITDDVPPLLERLGIDPKEWLETMRWNNRFHRAVGKLASLKAYAESTGKCWVHGMSVSGALYPA, from the coding sequence ATGACGACCGCCCGAAAAAACCTCATAGATCCAGCCAGTACGCCCTACTACCACTGCATGGCACGCTGCGTTCGCAGGGCCTTCCTATGCGGCAAAGACAATTTCTCAGGCAAAAACTATGAGCATCGCAGGCAGTGGGTGGTTGATCGGTTGAAAGCGCTTTCTGGTATTTTTTCCCCGGAAGTCTGTGCTTATGCAGTGATGTCGAATCATTATCATGTGGTGCTCCATATCAATAGTCAGCAAGCCAAAAAATGGGACACCAAAGAAGTCTTACAACGTTGGACGCAGCTGTTTTCAGGCCCGCACCTGGTTCAGCGTTTTCTTGTCGGCGATCAGCTGGGCAAAGCAGAGCTGCTGCGTGTCGAAGGATATGCCCAGGAGTACCGCAGTCGTTTAATGGATATCAGCTGGTTCATGCGCTGTCTCAACGAATATTTAGCCCGGCTGGCCAATAAAGAGGATGAGTGCAAAGGGCGCTTTTGGGAAGGTCGTTACAAAAGTCAGGCCCTCTTAGATGATGCCGCATTGCTGACTTGCATGGCCTATGTCGACTTAAACCCCATCCGGGCAAAAATTGCCGCAACGCTGGAAACCTCAGAACATACCTCTATTAAAGAGCGCATTGAGTCATACGACAGCGGAAACGAAAAAAAACAACAGGCACACTTGAAACCGTTAAAAGCTCAGGGTCAAAACCCGGAACAGGCGATTCCATACCCACTCAGTAGCTACTTTGAACTGGTTGACTGGTCTGGCCGAATTATCCGCAAAGGCAAACGTGGTCGTATAACTGACGATGTACCACCTCTCTTGGAGCGCCTGGGTATTGACCCAAAAGAATGGCTGGAGACTATGCGCTGGAATAATCGTTTTCACCGCGCAGTCGGCAAGCTGGCTTCACTGAAGGCTTATGCAGAAAGCACCGGAAAATGCTGGGTTCATGGGATGTCTGTGAGCGGTGCTCTCTACCCTGCCTGA
- a CDS encoding helix-turn-helix domain-containing protein has translation MISFAYTIGVMKLIRVELNTNGLDNLTTTQKYLLVVLATFANSEGECWPSQNKLARIIGVSHATVNMGLKKLEAEKLIESQKRETSEGTQTKIYRMLFEPFMFKQIKEQRYNCFGQRIDDPRMTDTSWAE, from the coding sequence ATGATCTCGTTCGCCTACACAATCGGGGTGATGAAATTGATTCGGGTTGAGCTTAATACCAACGGTCTGGATAACCTGACAACGACCCAAAAATACTTGTTGGTCGTACTGGCCACCTTTGCCAACAGTGAGGGCGAATGCTGGCCCAGTCAAAACAAGCTGGCAAGAATTATCGGCGTCAGCCATGCAACTGTTAACATGGGGCTGAAAAAACTGGAAGCCGAAAAACTGATCGAAAGCCAGAAGCGGGAAACATCTGAAGGAACGCAAACCAAAATCTACCGAATGCTGTTTGAACCATTTATGTTCAAACAGATTAAGGAACAACGTTACAATTGCTTTGGCCAGCGGATCGACGATCCTCGCATGACCGATACTTCCTGGGCAGAGTAA
- the ltrA gene encoding group II intron reverse transcriptase/maturase — protein sequence MNHDLLNCVLEPANLASAWKQVRSNKGAPGIDGVTIEAYPDFAKQHWPSVRQALLDGTYQPSPVRRHVIEKPDGGERLLGIPTVIDRVIQQAIVQVLTPVFDPGFSPNSFGYRPGRSAHDGVRQVKQLINGGLHYAVDVDLSKFFDTVNHDVLMSRVSRKVRDKRLLKLIGRYLRSGVMIEGNVYPTRVGMPQGGPLSPLLSNVVLDELDKELEYRGHCFARYCDDFVILVKSQRAGDRVMHSITQFIERKLKLKINSRKSKVVKATESEFLSFTFTGKKVRWAQKCLDRFKYRILKLTSRRWGVSMQHRLRKLAQYIRGWMGYFRLSEYYRPIPLLDQWIRRRIRCCFLKQWRKPKTRFKNLVRLGVDKVNAAKIAASSKGYYRLSKTYAVQQALNNNYLAKIGLVSLKDLWIRFHHHR from the coding sequence TTGAACCATGATCTACTAAATTGCGTACTTGAACCGGCTAATCTGGCAAGCGCATGGAAACAGGTCAGAAGCAACAAGGGTGCTCCGGGTATCGATGGAGTCACCATTGAAGCTTATCCAGACTTTGCCAAACAGCATTGGCCTTCAGTGCGTCAAGCCTTATTGGACGGAACCTATCAGCCGTCACCCGTGCGCCGGCATGTAATAGAAAAGCCGGACGGCGGTGAACGCTTGCTGGGAATCCCAACCGTGATCGACAGGGTCATACAGCAGGCCATTGTGCAGGTGCTGACGCCTGTCTTTGACCCGGGATTTTCCCCAAACAGCTTTGGCTACCGACCGGGACGGTCAGCACACGACGGAGTCCGTCAGGTTAAGCAGTTGATCAACGGGGGGCTACATTACGCCGTTGACGTTGATCTGAGTAAATTCTTTGATACGGTTAATCACGACGTTTTGATGTCGAGGGTCTCCCGTAAGGTCCGCGACAAACGCCTTCTGAAACTGATTGGTCGCTACCTGCGCTCCGGAGTCATGATTGAGGGCAATGTCTACCCGACCAGGGTTGGCATGCCACAGGGTGGGCCTTTATCACCCTTGCTGTCTAATGTGGTCCTCGACGAACTCGACAAGGAGCTTGAATATCGGGGTCATTGCTTTGCAAGATACTGTGATGATTTTGTGATTCTCGTCAAAAGTCAGCGTGCAGGGGATCGGGTGATGCACAGCATTACCCAATTCATTGAACGCAAATTGAAACTGAAGATTAACTCCCGGAAAAGTAAAGTTGTGAAAGCAACAGAAAGCGAATTCCTGAGTTTCACCTTCACAGGGAAGAAAGTTCGCTGGGCCCAGAAGTGTCTGGACCGATTCAAATACCGGATACTCAAGTTGACCAGTCGTCGCTGGGGTGTCTCAATGCAACATCGGTTACGCAAACTGGCGCAATATATCCGGGGTTGGATGGGGTATTTTCGGTTATCGGAATATTACCGACCAATTCCCCTGCTGGATCAATGGATACGTCGGCGAATCCGTTGCTGTTTTCTGAAGCAATGGCGCAAGCCAAAAACCCGTTTCAAGAATCTGGTCAGGTTAGGCGTTGATAAAGTGAACGCCGCCAAGATCGCAGCCAGCAGCAAAGGGTATTACCGTCTGAGTAAAACTTATGCGGTACAACAGGCACTGAATAACAATTACCTCGCGAAAATTGGGCTTGTTTCATTGAAAGACTTATGGATCAGGTTTCACCATCATCGTTGA
- a CDS encoding DUF6680 family protein: MESEFTVTYLEVITLFAVFFGPIVAVQVSQFLDRKRQKRAGKEWIFKTLMRTRAAALTPSHVEALNMIDVEFFGTKKSDKAVVAAWKLYLDNLADTTTPEDIRNSKRNDLFIELLYKMSSSLGYDFDKEHIKNTCYFPQGYVDVENEQHLIRKGVLGILKGDLVVPMHVTNIPAPKPSNQEVNEV, encoded by the coding sequence ATGGAAAGTGAATTCACTGTCACATATTTGGAAGTGATCACCCTTTTTGCAGTATTTTTTGGCCCAATCGTAGCGGTTCAGGTCAGTCAGTTTTTAGATCGCAAACGTCAAAAAAGAGCTGGGAAGGAATGGATCTTCAAAACCTTGATGAGAACCAGAGCAGCAGCTCTTACTCCATCTCATGTCGAAGCCTTAAACATGATAGATGTGGAGTTTTTTGGAACAAAAAAATCCGATAAAGCTGTAGTGGCCGCATGGAAGCTTTACCTCGACAATTTGGCTGATACAACAACACCAGAGGATATACGCAACTCCAAAAGGAACGATCTTTTCATTGAATTGCTGTATAAAATGTCGTCTTCTCTCGGTTATGATTTTGACAAAGAGCATATCAAAAATACATGTTATTTCCCTCAAGGCTATGTTGACGTAGAAAATGAGCAACACCTTATCAGGAAAGGTGTTCTTGGTATTCTTAAAGGTGACCTGGTGGTTCCAATGCACGTCACCAATATTCCAGCACCAAAACCTTCCAACCAGGAAGTCAACGAGGTGTAA